The following are encoded together in the Thunnus thynnus chromosome 15, fThuThy2.1, whole genome shotgun sequence genome:
- the LOC137198829 gene encoding synaptic vesicle glycoprotein 2A-like, which produces MEDGYQNRTAFIKGAKDIAKEVKRQASKKVGRSVDRMSDEYSKRSYSRFEEDDDDDYPMQGSQDGGYYRGDSQAANDDEGGHSDSTEGHDEDDEIYEGEYQGIPRADSGKGSLAGGPGSVTAGAQQFRDIGVSEAERRKDQEELAQQYETILQECGHGKFQWTLYFVLGLALMADGVEIFVVGFVLPSAEKDMCLSEPNKSMLGLIVYFGMMVGAFLWGALADRIGRRQSLLISLSINSIFSFFSSFVQGYSTFLFCRLLSGVGIGGSIPIVFSYYSEFLSQEKRGEHLSWLCMFWMIGGIYASAMAWAIIPHYGWSFQMGSAYQFHSWRVFVLVCAFPSVAAIAALSAMPESPRFYLENGKHDEGWMILKQVHDTNMRAKGYPEKVFSVTTIKTVKQMDELVDTGTDTPVWQRYRLKIMSLSHQMRKNILACFSPEYKRTTFMLMAVWFTMSFSYYGLTVWFPDMIKYIQKQEYESRTKTFTKERVEHITFNFTLENQVHRQGHYFNDKFLNLKMKSMVFEDSVFEECYFEDITSTHTVFRNCTFIASLFYNTDLFKYRFVNCKLVNSTFLHNKEGCMLDFSDDFNNAYMIYFVNFLGTLAVLPGNIVSALLMDKIGRLRMLAGSSVISCVSCFFLMFGNSESGMIALLCLFGGISIASWNALDVITVELYPSDKRTTAFGFLNALCKLAAVLGISIFQSFVGITKALPILFAAGALAAGSFLATKLPETRGQVLQ; this is translated from the exons ATGGAGGACGGCTATCAAAACCGGACTGCCTTTATAAAAGGTGCCAAAGACATTGCCAAAGAGGTCAAGCGGCAAGCCTCAAAGAAGGTCGGCCGTTCAGTGGATCGGATGAGCGATGAGTACAGCAAGCGCTCCTACAGCCGATttgaagaggatgatgatgatgactacCCCATGCAGGGAAGCCAGGATGGAGGCTACTACCGCGGAGACAGCCAGGCGGCCAACGACGACGAGGGCGGCCACAGTGACTCCACAGAGGGACACGATGAGGATGATGAGATCTACGAAGGCGAGTACCAAGGAATCCCCAGAGCTGACTCAGGCAAGGGAAGCCTGGCTGGAGGTCCGGGCTCAGTGACGGCCGGTGCTCAGCAGTTCAGAGATATCGGGGTGTccgaggcagagaggaggaaggaccAGGAAGAGCTGGCTCAACAGTACGAGACCATTTTACAAGAATGTGGCCACGGGAAATTCCAGTGGACCCTGTACTTTGTGCTTGGGTTGGCGCTCATGGCAGATGGCGTGGAGATCTTTGTGGTCGGGTTCGTCCTCCCCAGCGCTGAGAAGGATATGTGCCTGTCTGAACCTAACAAAAGCATGCTAG GTCTGATTGTATATTTTGGGATGATGGTCGGGGCGTTCCTCTGGGGAGCTCTGGCTGACCGGATAGGCCGTCGGCAGTCTCTccttatctctctctccatcaacagtatcttctccttcttctcctccttcgtCCAAGGCTACAGCACATTTCTGTTTTGCCGGCTCCTCTCAGGTGTTGG GATTGGCGGCTCTATTCCCATCGTGTTTTCCTACTACTCTGAATTTCTGTCCCAAGAGAAGCGCGGCGAGCACCTCAGTTGGCTCTGCATGTTCTGGATGATTGGGGGAATATACGCATCTGCGATGGCCTGGGCTATAATCCCTCATTATG GATGGAGTTTCCAGATGGGCTCGGCGTATCAGTTCCATAGCtggcgtgtgtttgtgttagtgtgcGCATTTCCTTCTGTTGCAGCCATTGCTGCCCTCAGTGCCATGCCAGAGAGCCCACGCTTCTACCTAGAG AATGGCAAACACGATGAAGGCTGGATGATTCTGAAGCAAGTTCATGACACTAACATGCGAGCAAAGGGATACCCAGAGAAGGTGTTTTCA GTCACCACAATCAAGACCGTGAAACAGATGGATGAGCTGGTGGACACTGGCACAGACACTCCCGTCTGGCAGCGCTACAGGCTGAAGATTATGAGCCTCTCCCATCAG ATGCGGAAAAACATTCTTGCCTGCTTCAGCCCAGAATATAAACGGACGACTTTCATGCTCATGGCTGTTTGGTTTACTATGTCTTTCAG CTATTACGGATTGACTGTGTGGTTCCCTGATATGATCAAGTACATCCAGAAGCAGGAATATGAATCACGCACAAAGACCTTCACCAAGGAACGAGTGGAGCACATCACTTTTAACTTCACCCTGGAAAACCAAGTGCATCGCCAAGGACACTACTTCAATGACAA ATTCCTCAACCTGAAGATGAAGTCCATGGTGTTTGAAGACTCTGTGTTTGAGGAGTGCTACTTCGAGGAcatcacctccacacacaccgTCTTCAGAAACTGCACCTTCATTGCAAGTTTGTTTTATAACACAG ATTTGTTCAAATACAGGTTTGTCAACTGTAAACTGGTGAACAGCACGTTCCTCCACAACAAGGAGGGCTGCATGTTGGACTTCAGTGATGACTTCAACAATGCCTACATGATATACTTTGTTAACTTCCTTGGCACGCTGGCCGTGTTGCCTGGCAACATCGTTTCAGCTCTATTAATGGACAAAATTGGGCGTTTGAGGATGCTGG CGGGATCCAGTGTCATCTCTTGTGTCAGCTGTTTCTTCCTGATGTTCGGCAACAGTGAGTCAGGGATGATTGCCCtcttgtgtctgtttggtggCATCAGCATCGCCTCGTGGAACGCCCTAGATGTGATAACAGTGGAGCTCTACCCTTCGGATAAAAG GACCACAGCGTTCGGCTTCCTGAACGCTCTCTGTAAACTGGCGGCCGTACTGGGCATCAGCATCTTCCAGTCGTTTGTTGGCATCACCAAGGCCCTACCCATCTTATTTGCCGCTGGCGCACTCGCTGCAGGTAGTTTCCTTGCAACGAAGTTGCCTGAAACACGAGGCCAAGTGTTGCAGTAA
- the ctss1 gene encoding cathepsin S, ortholog 1 — MHILCAVLLLASLVHSHSSFALNKVWEEWKIKHHKVYANQTEIIFRRAVWEKNMKLVLRHNQEASAGKHSFTLGMNHLADMTAEEVNEKLNGLKLEEPVGSRNDTFKDLSGLTLPKRVDWREEGLVSPVQNQGLCGSCWAFSSMGALEGQMKKRRGVLVPLSPQNLVDCSTFDGNRGCRGGYISKAFSYVIRNKGVDSESFYPYEHQNGKCRYSVEGKAGYCSDFHILPRGDEMTLQEKVATVGPISVAVNAMLQSFHLYKGGLYDEPSCNPRFINHAVLVVGYGTDNGQDFWLVKNSWGTEWGEEGFIRIARNKNNLCGIATFAVYPTL; from the exons ATGCACATTCTTTGTGCAGTGTTGCTTTTGGCCTCTCTGGTCCACAGCCACTCATCGTTTGCTTTAAATAAAGTGTGGGAAGAGTGGAAAATCAAACATCACAAGGTTTATGCTAATCAG ACTGAGATCATCTTCAGGAGAGCAGTGTGGGAGAAGAACATGAAACTAGTGCTGAGACACAACCAGGAGGCCTCAGCAGGAAAGCACAGCTTCACGCTGGGAATGAACCACCTGGCTGACATG ACAGCTGAGGAGGTCAATGAGAAGCTGAATGGCCTGAAGTTGGAGGAGCCTGTTGGTTCAAGAAATGACACCTTTAAGGACCTGAGTGGCTTAACGTTACCTAAGAGGGTAGACTGGAGGGAGGAAGGCCTGGTTAGTCCCGTCCAAAACCAA GGATTATGTGGGTCATGCTGGGCCTTCAGTTCTATGGGAGCCCTTGAGGGCCAGATGAAGAAGCGGAGAGGTGTCCTCGTGCCCCTGAGCCCACAGAATCTGGTGGACTGCAGCACTTTTGATGGAAACCGAGGCTGCAGAGGAGGTTACATCTCTAAAGCTTTCAGCTACGTCATCCGCAACAAAGGCGTCGACTCAGAGAGCTTTTACCCTTACGAACACCAG AATGGGAAATGTCGCTATTCTGTCGAGGGAAAAGCCGGCTACTGCTCAGACTTCCACATCCTTCCACGAGGAGATGAGATGACTCTGCAGGAGAAGGTGGCCACAGTGGGACCCATCTCTGTGGCCGTGAACGCCATGCTGCAATCTTTCCACCTCTACAAaggag GTTTATACGACGAACCCAGCTGTAACCCAAGGTTCATAAATCACGCAGTACTGGTTGTTGGCTACGGTACAGACAATGGACAAGACTTCTGGCTGGTGAAAAACAG TTGGGGAACCGAGTGGGGAGAAGAAGGCTTCATTCGAATCGCCAGGAACAAGAATAATCTCTGTGGCATTGCCACCTTTGCTGTCTACCCTACACTGTGA
- the LOC137198831 gene encoding cathepsin S-like, translated as MCRSLLFALLCGFAVAVITPDLDRHWELWKKMHNKVYTHQIEELGRRRIWEENLEMINVHNLEASLGLHTYELAMNHLGDLTSKEITGTLTGTVVPSDLERGPSDISRVSTALPQSLDWRDKGLVTEVKMQGYCGSCWAFSAAGALEGQLKKTTGVLKSLSAQNLVDCSLKYGNNGCRGGFMTNGFQYVIDNKGIESDAAYPYVGTCGKCKYNPLYRAANCSGYAFLPKGNEFALKAALAEVGPISVAIDASRPKFGFYRHGVYRDHTCTHYVNHGVLAVGYGTERGHDYWLVKNSWGVNYGDEGYIKMARNKRNQCGIALYACYPIM; from the exons ATGTGTCGGAGCTTGCTTTTCGCCCTCTTGTGTGGATTTGCAGTGGCCGTTATCACCCCAGATCTGGATCGACACTGGGAACTGTGGAAGAAGATGCATAATAAAGTGTATACTCATCAG ATTGAGGAGTTGGGTCGCAGGCGGATATGGGAAGAAAACTTGGAAATGATAAATGTTCATAACCTGGAAGCTTCCCTGGGCTTGCACACCTATGAGTTAGCAATGAACCACCTGGGAGACCTG ACCTCTAAGGAGATCACCGGCACACTGACGGGTACTGTCGTGCCCTCTGACCTGGAGAGGGGTCCCTCTGACATCAGCAGGGTCAGTACTGCTCTACCACAATCACTGGACTGGAGGGACAAAGGCCTGGTGACTGAGGTCAAGATGCAG GGTTATTGCGGCTCTTGTTGGGCCTTCAGTGCAGCCGGAGCTCTGGAAGGGCAACTTAAGAAGACTACAGGTGTCCTTAAGTCCCTGAGTGCTCAAAATCTTGTGGACTGCTCCTTAAAATACGGCAACAATGGATGCAGAGGTGGCTTCATGACAAACGGTTTCCAATATGTCATCGATAACAAAGGCATAGAGTCAGATGCAGCCTATCCCTACGTAGGCACG TGTGGTAAGTGCAAGTATAACCCGCTGTATCGGGCTGCTAACTGCTCAGGATATGCCTTCTTACCAAAGGGGAATGAATTTGCATTGAAGGCTGCCCTAGCTGAAGTTGGCCCCATTTCTGTAGCAATTGACGCTTCAAGGCCCAAATTTGGCTTCTACCGCCACG GTGTGTACAGGGACCATACGTGCACTCACTATGTGAACCATGGAGTGCTGGCTGTGGGTTATGGCACCGAGAGAGGACATGACTACTGGCTGGTCAAAAACAG TTGGGGTGTAAATTACGGAGATGAAGGCTACATCAAGATGGCTCGGAACAAACGTAACCAGTGTGGCATCGCCCTCTACGCCTGTTACCCCATCATGTGA